One stretch of Podospora bellae-mahoneyi strain CBS 112042 chromosome 2, whole genome shotgun sequence DNA includes these proteins:
- the utp15 gene encoding U3 small nucleolar RNA-associated protein 15 (BUSCO:EOG09261MMR; EggNog:ENOG503NXEF; COG:S) has protein sequence MAAEVQPLPLVKLPSGPSPVTPEQRYWRSFKNQKLHTSTATWPISHISFPAQTGAVLSNSMVAATKINDLFAVTSGPRVDIFSIRKRELLKTIGRFDSEAHSGEIRADGRALVAGEDSGKMQVFDVGGGTRAVILKTWHIHKQPVWVTKWSPTELTTLMSCSDDKTVRLWDLPSNNPSHTFTGHSDYVRSGAFIPGGNSNMLVTGSYDETVRVWDARTPGGSVFTFKHKDPIEEVLPLPGGTTLLAASGNAISVLDLVAAKPLRLITNHQKTVTSLSLASNGKRVVSGSLDGHVKVFETSNWNVVFGCKYSSPILSLSVIAAGAAQEDRHLAVGMQSGVLAIRTKLSGAAAEKARERAAIEAAIGTSALDKIDARNAKRKRAVVSNKNMDMLGENVDVVIPTSDTGSRKKKLKPWQRNYKDGFYAACLDEVIDMSGPEYQPLTALTVLIALRHRSALREALEGRDEVSIIPLLKWVSKYIVDPRYLSICVDVSFHLYDLYSEHVAGSSELAVLFHALLGKVSRAASKAQTAMEVAGMLETLTLGNN, from the coding sequence ATGGCAGCAGAAGTTCAACCGTTACCGCTGGTTAAGCTGCCTTCGGGCCCCAGCCCCGTCACACCCGAACAGCGATATTGGAGATCCTTCAAGAACCAGAAATTACATACCTCGACGGCAACATGGCCCATCTCGCATATCAGTTTCCCCGCCCAGACAGGCGCCGTCCTGTCCAATTCCATGGTTGCCGCCACAAAGATCAATGACCTCTTTGCAGTAACCTCAGGTCCCCGTGTGGACATCTTCTCGATACGAAAGCGCGAGCTCCTCAAGACGATTGGTCGCTTCGACAGCGAGGCCCATTCCGGCGAGATTAGGGCTGACGGCAGAGCGCTGGTCGCCGGTGAGGATTCGGGAAAGATGCAGGTTTTTGATGTCGGCGGCGGTACAAGGGCTGTTATTCTCAAGACATGGCACATCCACAAGCAGCCGGTGTGGGTTACAAAGTGGTCACCCACCgagctcaccaccctcatgAGTTGCAGTGACGACAAGACGGTCCGGCTGTGGGATCTGCCATCAAACAACCCCAGCCATACCTTTACCGGTCACTCAGATTACGTCCGCAGCGGCGCTTTCATCCCCggcggcaacagcaacatgcTGGTCACCGGTTCCTACGATGAGACGGTCCGGGTGTGGGATGCTAGGACACCGGGCGGTTCAGTCTTCACCTTTAAGCACAAGGACCCAATCGAAGAAGTCCTGCCCCTTCCCGGgggcaccaccctcctcgctgCCTCCGGAAACGCCATCTCGGTCCTTGACCTGGTCGCCGCGAAACCACTGCGTCTTATCACGAACCACCAAAAGACTGTCACAAGTCTCTCGTTGGCGTCCAATGGCAAGCGTGTTGTCAGCGGCAGTCTGGATGGCCATGTCAAGGTCTTTGAGACTTCCAACTGGAACGTCGTGTTTGGGTGCAAATACTCCAGCCctatcctctccctctcggTCATCGCCGCCGGCGCAGCCCAAGAAGACCGCCACCTCGCCGTAGGCATGCAATCCGGCGTGTTGGCCATCCGCACCAAGCTGTCAGGAGCAGCCGCCGAGAAGGCCCGCGAGCGCGCCGCTATCGAAGCCGCCATTGGCACCTCAGCTCTCGACAAGATCGACGCCAGAAATGCCAAGCGCAAACGCGCAGTCGTCAGCAATAAGAACATGGACATGCTGGGCGAAAACGTCGACGTCGTCATCCCAACATCAGACACTGGCtccaggaagaagaagctcaagcccTGGCAGCGCAACTACAAGGATGGGTTCTACGCCGCGTGTCTAGACGAAGTAATCGACATGTCCGGGCCAGAGTACCAACCCCTTACCGCCCTCACCGTTCTCATTGCTCTTCGTCACCGGTCCGCGCTCCGCGAGGCGCTCGAGGGTCGCGACGAAGTGTCTATCATCCCTCTTCTAAAATGGGTGAGCAAATACATTGTTGACCCGCGCTACCTCAGCATTTGCGTTGATGTGTCCTTCCACTTGTACGATCTCTACAGCGAGCACGTTGCTGGAAGCTCAGAACTGGCAGTGTTGTTCCACGCTCTCCTCGGCAAGGTGTCAAGGGCGGCGAGCAAGGCGCAAACCGCCATGGAAGTGGCGGGCATGTTGGAGACCTTGACGTTGGGGAATAACTAG
- a CDS encoding hypothetical protein (EggNog:ENOG503P04J; COG:S), with protein sequence MQDQRYSTSPGIQDQRYSTSPSVQDQRYSTSPGVQDQRCSTTPGMQEQSGYQSSNGYVMSSTDLSRREPSDYSSSSNYGRHSEPSLPTYESHQNQRALPWRDEPDNGSNSYSAAPVPAALIPGIDPNISQEIAVRVNEDSGRRRYNQQAQMETPPRGRTMDVARRYDQDGSPASYNAQPPAHGRSPMTYTAGPSTSSVNVVIKSRAYSPNPSVRDPSPNPPQQHHNPPQQQHTIRRKSVSPRPPSSDSRAMSSVPFGPDSYEVLNPTAAAAAMHDPTAALPDYDAATGKIITHDGREVDPSDHLPMDTWAPEPEAKKPTQTSPAPRPTPGGPQPQPVSSTGRRPLRIAAAPRPQSYVAPDSFDSLTPSPPVSNGRNRLQKKPPHRMSISSGFSPSEPVMSGANGLGPGRRNSNVGLDSQPLAPLPPHQDNFNSQRNLPRASTFDYGAGENYHPSMQGSIGRNGPPPPAKIPLALPPSQGYNNSNMSGALQLHSSSAARRGGMDDYDYHDGGYRHQNDGYANGGGVGGGRELSLEEELRSIDIGTGRSSRRHQGYAHQGQW encoded by the coding sequence ATGCAAGATCAGCGGTACTCGACTTCTCCTGGGATCCAAGACCAGCGGTACTCGACTTCTCCCAGTGTACAAGACCAGCGGTACTCGACTTCTCCTGGCGTGCAAGACCAGCGCTGTTCGACCACGCCTGGAATGCAGGAACAATCGGGATATCAGAGCTCCAATGGCTACGTGATGTCCTCCACCGACTTGTCACGGCGGGAACCGTCGGATTactcgtcttcttccaacTATGGCCGGCATTCCGAGCCTAGCCTTCCCACGTACGAGTCCCATCAGAACCAGAGAGCACTGCCCTGGCGCGATGAGCCCGATAATGGGTCAAACAGCTACTCGGCTGCACCAGTGCCTGCTGCGTTGATTCCTGGGATTGATCCAAACATCTCACAGGAGATCGCGGTGCGTGTCAACGAAGACAGTGGTCGTCGACGGTACAACCAACAAGCGCAAATGGAGACACCCCCAAGGGGCAGAACCATGGATGTCGCTCGGAGATATGATCAAGATGGATCCCCGGCGAGCTACAACGCTCAGCCTCCTGCTCATGGCAGGAGTCCCATGACTTACACAGCAGGGCCATCGACATCGAGTGTTAACGTAGTGATCAAGTCGCGGGCATACTCGCCCAACCCATCCGTTCGTGACCCTAGTCCCAACCCgccccagcaacatcacaacccaccccagcaacaacacaccaTCCGCCGCAAATCAGTAAGCCCCAGACCACCATCCTCTGATAGCCGCGCTATGTCCAGCGTTCCTTTCGGCCCCGACAGCTATGAGGTtctcaaccccaccgccgccgctgctgccatgcACGACCCGACCGCTGCTCTGCCGGACTACGACGCAGCCACTGGCAAGATCATCACACACGATGGTCGCGAAGTTGACCCCTCTGACCATTTGCCCATGGACACTTGGGCACCTGAACCCGAAGCGAAGAAGCCGACACAGACATCTCCCGCTCCTCGTCCTACACCGGGTGGTCCACAACCGCAGCCCGTATCTTCGACCGGCCGTCGTCCTCTACGCATCGCTGCCGCCCCCCGTCCACAAAGCTACGTCGCACCTGACTCTTTCGATTCCCTCACTCCGTCCCCGCCTGTCTCCAACGGCCGAAATCGCCTCCAAAAGAAACCTCCCCATCGCATGTCCATCTCGTCTGGGTTCTCGCCATCAGAACCAGTCATGTCTGGCGCCAATGGTCTTGGTCCCGGAAGGAGGAACAGCAACGTTGGCTTAGACTCTCAGCCTCTTGCTCCCCTGCCTCCTCACCAGGACAACTTTAATTCCCAAAGAAATCTCCCACGAGCCTCAACTTTTGACTATGGCGCCGGGGAGAATTACCACCCTTCCATGCAGGGGAGTATTGGACGGAAtgggcctcctcctccggctaAGATCCCTTTGGCGTTGCCGCCTTCCCAGGGgtataataatagtaatatGAGCGGCGCGCTGCAGTTGCACAGCAGTAGTGCTGCCagacgaggagggatggATGATTATGATTATCATGACGGGGGGTATCGGCATCAAAATGACGGGTATGccaatggtggtggggtgggtggtggaagggaatTGAgcctggaggaggagttgaggtcGATTGATATTGGAACGGGGAGATCGTCGAGGCGCCATCAGGGGTATGCGCATCAGGGGCAGTGGTAA
- a CDS encoding hypothetical protein (EggNog:ENOG503P6QX; COG:S), which produces MPTDAQIAGGHKANLNNPNTSKESKDNSQKILDSEFNGGDVPKASDTKDKNPGNVAGGLKATMKNPNVSDEAKKSAEERLNNM; this is translated from the exons ATGCCTACTGATGCTCAGATCGCCGGCGGCCACAAGGCCAACTtgaacaaccccaacacctccaagGAGTCCAAGGATAACTCCCAAAAAATTCTCGACAGCGAGTTCAACGGTGGTGACG TCCCCAAGGCCAGCGacaccaaggacaagaacCCAGGCAACGTTGCCGGTGGTCTCAAGGC GACCATGAAGAACCCTAATGTCTCTGACGAGGCTAAGAAGTCTGCTGAGGAGCGCCTCAACAACATGTAA
- a CDS encoding hypothetical protein (EggNog:ENOG503P657; COG:S) codes for MAASDILLSDNPEPKPPVVNYVLSFLLVGIAWGLTTPFIRAAARSHSPPPHPLLESRSVQSSVVKRKVLGAFFGVMDLLRNPRYAVPLVLNLTGSVWFFLLIGKAELSLTVPIVNTCAFLFTVLGEWWVEGKVISRDTLIGMFLSVGGIALCVQSKNV; via the exons ATGGCTGCCTcagacatcctcctctctgaCAACCCAGAGCCGAAACCTCCGGTGGTCAACTACGTCCTCTCCTTTTTGCTGGTGGGCATAGCGTGGGGGTTGACGACACCCTTCATCCGCGCCGCGGCCCgctcccactcccctccaccccacccGCTGCTCGAGTCACGCTCTGTGCAGTCGAGTGTGGTGAAGCGGAAGGTGCTCGGGGCCTTTTTTGGTGTGATGGACCTGTTGAGGAACCCGAGGTATGCGGTGCCGCTGGTGCTGAACTTGACGGGGAGCGTGTGGttctttttgttgattgGGAAGGCTG AACTGAGCTTGACGGTGCCTATTGTGAATACCTGTGCGTTCTTGTTTACCGTGCTGGGTGAGTggtgggtggaagggaaGGTTATCAGTCGTG ATACCTTGATTGGCATGTTTTTATCCGTGGGTGGAATTGCATTGTGTGTACAGAGCAAGAATGTTTAG
- a CDS encoding hypothetical protein (EggNog:ENOG503P1NX): MSDGLNEYRTARVAELLSDFRTLQYYIAAAPVNPTDMDDYYTEGWAALRQCALDGQHILNCAADITVPRASGGADEQAKAELKQVLLDAYARRHEGQKIYLRQAAVQRWIEWRDQILMGGRPHSGNQSQLRACDQQLRAELANITDEAIYSELQVSDMTMGRWVDEDPSLRAVQRWVRTRRA; this comes from the exons ATGTCTGACGGAC TCAACGAATACCGCACCGCCCGCGTGGCCGAGTTGCTTTCCGACTTTCGCACTCTTCAGTATTacattgctgctgccccgGTCAACCCTACCGACATGGATGACTACTACACGGAGGGATGGGCAGCACTTCGCCAGTGCGCTCTTGATGGTCAGCACATTCTCAACTGCGCTGCCGACATCACAGTCCCCCGCGCGAGTGGTGGTGCGGATGAGCAGGCCAAGGCCGAGCTTAAGCA AGTCCTCCTTGACGCCTACGCTCGCCGTCACGAAGGCCAAAAGATCTATCTCCGTCAGGCTGCTGTGCAGCGCTGGATCGAATGGCGGGATCAGATTCTTATGGGTGGCAGGCCTCACTCTGGCAACCAGAGCCAACTTAGGGCCTGCGACCAACAACTGCGTGCT GAGCTCGCAAACATCACCGACGAAGCCATCTACTCGGAGCTTCAGGTCTCCGACATGACCATGGGCCGCTGGGTAGACGAAGACCCAAGCCTCCGCGCTGTGCAGCGGTGGGTTCGGACTCGGAGAGCTTAA